A single genomic interval of Eurosta solidaginis isolate ZX-2024a chromosome 3, ASM4086904v1, whole genome shotgun sequence harbors:
- the LOC137246526 gene encoding uncharacterized protein: MASNEGSVIIMEKFLKDAWATPPSSPGTSYSELDLPPYTHGMRISIENDEEFFNFPSMFNSPVKKATARAKSDTDNNTAESKKHSNDSIKGDCDIHTSPSNEDLPEI; encoded by the exons ATGGCTTCAAATGAAGGATCTGTTATAATTATGGAAAAGTTTTTGAAag atgcTTGGGCGACTCCACCAAGTTCTCCTGGAACTTCCTATTCAGAGTTGGATTTGCCGCCGTACACGCATGGGATGCGCATCTCAATAGAGAATGATGAAGAATTTTTCAATTTTCCCAGTATGTTCAATTCTCCTGTTAAGAAAG CTACGGCAAGAGCGAAGAGCGACACAGATAACAATACGGCGGAATCAAAAAAACACAGCAACGATTCTATCAAAGGTGACTGTGATATTCATACTTCCCCCAGCAATGAAGACCTTCCAGAAATATAA